Proteins encoded by one window of Bacillus sp. DTU_2020_1000418_1_SI_GHA_SEK_038:
- a CDS encoding asparagine synthase, whose product MNIREGIIPTALGTAVTAAGYALKQKRGSNKMIANTVFGFGLAHVVLGVIDLAQHRR is encoded by the coding sequence ATGAATATTCGTGAAGGAATCATTCCAACTGCATTAGGTACAGCTGTTACTGCTGCCGGTTACGCTTTAAAACAAAAACGAGGTTCGAATAAGATGATTGCAAATACCGTTTTTGGTTTTGGCTTAGCACACGTAGTATTAGGAGTAATAGACCTTGCCCAGCATCGTCGTTAG
- the splB gene encoding spore photoproduct lyase, with amino-acid sequence MKPFTPKLVYFEPDALDYPLGKELYEKFNKTDIEIRHTTSHNQVRNLPGDNEFQRYRVAKSTLVVGIRKTLKFDTSKPSAEYAIPFATGCMGHCHYCYLQTTMGSKPYIRTYVNVEEILEAADKYMEERAPEITRFEASCTSDIVGIDHLTHTLKRAIEHFGKSEYGKLRFVTKFHHVDHLLDAKHNGKTRFRFSVNADYIIKNFEPGTSPLEKRIEAAGKVARAGYPLGFIVAPIYLHEGWEDGYFHMFERLDAELPPEAKKDLTFEFIQHRFTKPAKRVIEKNYPMTKLELDEEKRRYKWGKYGIGKYIYQKEEEEDIKKHLYTYMEKFFPEAKLEYFT; translated from the coding sequence ATGAAACCATTTACACCCAAACTTGTTTATTTTGAGCCTGATGCATTAGATTATCCTTTAGGAAAAGAACTATATGAGAAATTTAATAAGACAGATATCGAGATAAGGCATACCACTTCCCACAATCAAGTAAGAAATCTCCCCGGTGATAACGAATTTCAAAGATACCGGGTAGCCAAGTCTACACTAGTAGTTGGGATTAGAAAAACGCTTAAATTTGACACCTCGAAGCCTTCAGCAGAGTATGCCATTCCTTTTGCTACAGGCTGCATGGGTCATTGTCATTATTGCTACTTACAAACGACGATGGGAAGTAAGCCGTATATCCGTACATATGTCAATGTAGAGGAAATTCTTGAGGCTGCCGACAAATATATGGAGGAGCGTGCTCCAGAAATTACAAGATTTGAAGCATCTTGTACATCCGATATTGTAGGGATTGATCATTTAACCCATACTCTTAAAAGAGCCATTGAGCATTTTGGAAAATCAGAATACGGCAAATTAAGATTTGTTACAAAATTTCACCATGTAGATCACTTACTTGATGCTAAACATAACGGAAAAACAAGATTTCGTTTTAGTGTGAATGCAGATTATATCATTAAAAACTTTGAGCCCGGGACTTCACCCTTAGAAAAAAGAATTGAAGCTGCCGGAAAAGTTGCAAGAGCTGGATATCCACTTGGATTTATAGTAGCACCTATCTATCTTCATGAAGGATGGGAGGATGGATACTTTCATATGTTTGAGCGTTTAGATGCTGAATTGCCTCCTGAAGCAAAGAAAGACCTTACCTTTGAATTTATCCAGCATCGTTTTACAAAGCCGGCAAAAAGAGTAATTGAAAAAAACTACCCGATGACAAAATTAGAATTAGATGAAGAAAAACGTAGATATAAATGGGGAAAATATGGAATAGGTAAATATATTTATCAAAAAGAAGAAGAAGAGGATATTAAAAAACATCTTTACACTTATATGGAGAAGTTTTTCCCCGAAGCAAAATTAGAGTATTTTACCTAA
- a CDS encoding transcriptional regulator SplA domain-containing protein: MENQNYQAGDIVYVFYRNPHTQDVANIQVAAVVNNPEKADELALFLYETYYPLSNEMAVYTTEEEANQAYHYYYGYDSEGILE, translated from the coding sequence ATGGAAAATCAAAATTATCAGGCCGGAGATATTGTCTATGTTTTTTATCGTAACCCCCATACCCAAGATGTAGCTAATATTCAAGTAGCAGCAGTTGTTAATAACCCTGAAAAAGCGGATGAATTAGCTTTGTTTTTATATGAAACTTATTATCCGCTCTCCAATGAAATGGCTGTTTATACTACAGAAGAAGAAGCAAACCAAGCCTATCATTATTATTATGGATATGATTCAGAAGGGATATTGGAATGA
- a CDS encoding carboxymuconolactone decarboxylase family protein, whose translation MEMNSRNSTEAALIHYKEGLGMFAEKMPEFVRQFNSFTEECFKEGALTQKQKQLIALGISIHAQDEYCIIYHTKGCLDQGCSEQEILEAVGVTAAFGGGASMSQGVTLVQECINEMSHLKQ comes from the coding sequence TTGGAAATGAATTCTAGAAACTCTACTGAAGCTGCACTTATCCATTATAAAGAAGGGCTTGGAATGTTTGCCGAAAAAATGCCTGAATTTGTCAGACAGTTTAATTCGTTTACTGAAGAGTGTTTTAAAGAAGGAGCATTAACTCAAAAACAAAAACAGTTAATCGCATTAGGAATAAGTATTCATGCTCAGGATGAGTATTGTATCATCTATCACACAAAAGGATGTCTTGATCAGGGATGCTCAGAGCAGGAAATTCTTGAAGCTGTAGGTGTGACGGCGGCATTTGGTGGGGGAGCTTCCATGAGTCAAGGGGTTACTCTTGTTCAGGAATGTATAAATGAGATGAGTCATTTGAAACAGTAA
- a CDS encoding AEC family transporter — protein sequence MDSIGVFLHELLTLYGIAILGFIASKSGILNENANDVLTQLILYITLPALILFSLDISFSYTLVKEFLTLIAMSVYILGLSSLLAFWMRRRSQLLEKQKSVYEGLIIFGNQGFIGYAVIFIVFGNEGIIYLTMFNLCYLLLIWSYGIYLFSKNNNVMGWKNIFLNPGILSTIAGLAIFLLPIGWPRMVSNGLEMVGKMTIPLSMIIIGSLIANVKYMSLVSALKNSSLWKMAIAKLLLIPLLLIPFAALSVPTSLLLIAVIVSGMPSAPTISLYAQKYGADAFFASLGVLLTTLLCIMTIPFLYLVVDLLTH from the coding sequence ATGGATTCAATAGGGGTCTTTTTACATGAATTGTTAACGCTTTATGGAATTGCCATTTTGGGTTTTATCGCTAGTAAAAGCGGAATCCTGAATGAAAATGCAAATGATGTGTTAACACAATTGATTCTTTACATTACATTACCAGCCTTGATTTTATTTTCATTAGATATCTCATTTTCTTATACGTTAGTCAAAGAATTTTTGACGCTCATCGCTATGTCTGTTTATATACTTGGATTATCCAGTCTTCTAGCCTTTTGGATGAGAAGGCGTTCTCAACTTCTGGAAAAACAAAAAAGTGTGTACGAAGGATTGATCATTTTTGGAAACCAAGGATTTATCGGTTACGCAGTCATTTTTATTGTTTTTGGAAACGAAGGAATTATTTACTTAACGATGTTTAATTTATGTTATTTATTACTTATTTGGTCGTATGGCATATACCTTTTTAGCAAAAATAATAATGTTATGGGATGGAAAAATATATTCTTGAATCCGGGGATTCTATCCACAATAGCAGGATTAGCTATTTTTTTATTGCCGATAGGCTGGCCAAGAATGGTTTCGAATGGTCTTGAAATGGTAGGAAAGATGACAATTCCTCTATCCATGATCATAATAGGAAGTTTAATCGCTAATGTTAAATACATGTCCCTTGTTTCCGCGTTGAAAAATAGCTCACTGTGGAAAATGGCGATAGCAAAACTTCTATTGATCCCCTTACTGTTAATCCCATTTGCTGCTTTGTCCGTACCAACTTCATTGCTGCTGATCGCTGTTATTGTGTCTGGAATGCCCTCCGCACCAACAATTTCCCTTTATGCACAAAAATATGGCGCTGACGCTTTTTTTGCGTCTTTAGGTGTTTTGCTAACCACATTGTTATGTATAATGACCATTCCGTTTCTATATTTAGTTGTAGATCTTTTAACTCATTAA
- a CDS encoding ferritin-like domain-containing protein: MEVNNVIDTLNKFLKGQYMGIHAYEHHIQKLKDPYIKSEFQRIQQDHKNHALKVAERIQNLGGTPVDDEGVIGSIQGFISQFKIPDTSSGIIESALTGEDYYGIQISEEIVKGDLDLESRQLIEEVLDKDRQHVDFLNRLLQ, translated from the coding sequence ATGGAAGTTAACAATGTAATAGATACATTAAATAAATTTCTGAAGGGTCAATACATGGGGATCCATGCTTATGAGCACCATATACAAAAATTAAAAGACCCTTACATAAAAAGTGAATTTCAAAGAATTCAACAAGATCATAAGAACCATGCCCTTAAAGTTGCGGAAAGAATTCAAAACCTCGGAGGTACGCCAGTAGATGATGAAGGGGTTATTGGTTCTATTCAAGGCTTTATTAGTCAATTTAAGATTCCTGATACTTCTTCAGGTATTATCGAAAGTGCTTTAACAGGAGAAGATTATTATGGGATTCAAATATCTGAAGAAATTGTAAAAGGGGATCTAGACCTAGAAAGCCGCCAATTGATTGAGGAAGTGCTAGACAAAGATAGGCAGCATGTAGATTTTTTAAATCGTCTTTTGCAATAA
- a CDS encoding IS110 family transposase, with translation MEVLLERCAGLDVHAESIVVCVLKGNDDNELTTEIETFPTFTKDLFRLLKWLEEKQVTHLAMESTGVYWKPVFNILEDFFDITLANAQRIKNVPGRKTDVSDAEWIAKLLRVGLIEKSFIPPSDIRELRDLTRLRKKWIGHITSEKNRIQKTFESSNIKLSSVISDVFGVSGRKLLARLLEKGYIDEEEVESSIHGRMQHKKQSISDSLFGTINNHQLFLIRQSWKHIEYLESLTDEIDQKIDQILKSYQEEVAILTSIPGISKNTASVIIAEIGVDMRQFPSSEHLASWAGLSPGNHESAGKRKSTRTTKGNPHIKSALCEAAWAASRSRNKWFALKYWSTAARRGKKKALVATGHRMLRTIYSMLINKELYKEPLQTS, from the coding sequence ATGGAAGTATTGTTGGAACGTTGTGCAGGTTTAGATGTTCATGCGGAAAGTATTGTTGTTTGTGTACTTAAAGGGAACGATGATAACGAGTTAACAACTGAGATTGAGACTTTCCCTACCTTTACAAAAGATTTATTTCGTCTCTTAAAATGGCTAGAAGAAAAACAAGTTACACACCTTGCGATGGAAAGTACAGGTGTTTATTGGAAGCCAGTGTTTAATATTCTGGAAGACTTTTTTGATATCACCTTAGCTAACGCCCAAAGGATTAAGAACGTCCCTGGTCGTAAGACCGATGTAAGTGATGCAGAATGGATAGCCAAGTTGTTAAGGGTAGGTTTGATAGAAAAAAGTTTTATTCCACCCTCAGACATACGTGAGCTTCGGGATCTTACTCGACTTCGAAAAAAGTGGATAGGACATATCACTTCTGAAAAGAACCGTATTCAAAAAACTTTTGAGAGTTCGAATATTAAGCTAAGTTCCGTCATCTCCGATGTCTTTGGAGTGTCTGGCCGAAAGTTGCTTGCACGTCTTCTAGAAAAAGGCTATATAGATGAGGAAGAAGTAGAATCCTCTATTCATGGACGGATGCAACACAAAAAACAAAGTATTTCCGATTCCTTATTTGGAACGATTAACAATCATCAACTTTTTTTAATCAGACAGTCTTGGAAGCATATTGAATACTTGGAGTCTCTGACCGATGAAATTGACCAAAAAATTGACCAGATACTTAAAAGCTACCAAGAGGAAGTAGCTATCCTAACGTCTATACCAGGTATAAGTAAAAATACCGCTTCGGTAATTATCGCAGAAATCGGGGTAGATATGCGCCAGTTTCCTTCATCTGAGCACCTTGCTTCTTGGGCAGGATTATCCCCAGGAAATCACGAGAGTGCAGGAAAGAGAAAGAGTACACGTACAACTAAAGGGAATCCTCATATTAAATCTGCTTTATGTGAAGCTGCTTGGGCTGCATCGAGAAGTAGAAATAAATGGTTCGCACTAAAATATTGGTCTACTGCAGCAAGAAGAGGAAAGAAAAAAGCACTCGTAGCCACAGGCCATCGAATGCTTCGTACGATTTACTCTATGTTAATCAACAAAGAGCTATATAAAGAACCGCTACAAACTAGTTAG
- a CDS encoding pyridoxamine 5'-phosphate oxidase family protein, producing the protein MSKDLKEKVLKIISDHRTGILSSVENNKPHSRYMTFYNNHLTLYTPTKKDTEKVEEIEKNPAVSVLLGYEKNGQSDAYVEITGTAAINDSQKLKNQYWDESYKKWFDSPEDPNYVFLQVQPETVRLLNMDGEPPQELTLGN; encoded by the coding sequence ATGAGTAAAGATTTAAAGGAAAAAGTGCTAAAAATTATATCTGATCATAGAACAGGTATCTTGTCATCAGTTGAAAATAATAAGCCCCATTCACGATATATGACGTTTTATAATAACCATTTAACGTTATATACACCAACAAAAAAGGATACTGAGAAAGTAGAGGAAATAGAAAAAAATCCTGCTGTTTCGGTGTTATTAGGTTATGAAAAGAATGGGCAAAGTGATGCCTATGTTGAAATTACTGGGACAGCTGCCATTAATGATTCACAAAAATTGAAAAACCAATATTGGGATGAATCATATAAAAAATGGTTTGACAGTCCAGAAGATCCAAATTACGTGTTTCTACAGGTGCAGCCTGAAACTGTTCGTTTATTAAATATGGATGGTGAGCCGCCTCAAGAACTTACTTTAGGTAATTGA
- the uvsE gene encoding UV DNA damage repair endonuclease UvsE yields the protein MTIVRLGYVAMSMELKNASPSQTMTFAQFQKIDDREAAIRKLERIALSNLHNTLRLLKHNAASDIHFYRLTSRLIPLANHEELLDWNYIKPLKEPLREIGDFAKTHNIRIDFHPDHFVLINSKKKDILKNSISTLKLHYLLLKAMGIDPTHRCVMHVGGNYKETDMSLERFVDNWMDVPKKIQKMIMLENDDTSFTLEDTLYLCEKLNIPLVFDYHHHLAYHQDPNWETNWDRVVGTWRDSPLPIKMHISSPKSAKAFRHHSDYVDIDMFFRFLNVIRGSVPQIDCMIEAKRKDEALFKLMDVVKTRKDVEIIDGSSFSLK from the coding sequence ATGACGATTGTACGTCTAGGCTATGTCGCAATGAGTATGGAACTTAAAAATGCATCCCCTTCGCAAACAATGACTTTCGCCCAATTCCAGAAAATTGATGATCGGGAAGCGGCCATTCGGAAATTAGAACGTATTGCACTATCGAATTTGCACAATACACTAAGACTGTTAAAACATAATGCAGCGTCAGATATTCATTTTTATCGATTAACCTCTCGCCTTATTCCTTTAGCCAACCATGAAGAGCTTCTTGATTGGAATTATATAAAACCGTTAAAAGAACCGCTTCGTGAGATTGGGGATTTTGCAAAAACACATAATATAAGAATTGATTTTCATCCAGACCACTTTGTTCTCATCAATTCTAAAAAGAAGGACATCTTGAAAAATTCAATAAGCACCTTAAAGCTGCATTACTTATTATTAAAGGCGATGGGGATTGACCCGACTCATCGCTGTGTCATGCATGTTGGCGGTAATTATAAAGAAACCGACATGTCACTTGAACGTTTTGTCGATAATTGGATGGACGTCCCAAAAAAGATTCAAAAAATGATTATGCTTGAAAATGATGATACTTCTTTTACCTTAGAGGACACACTTTACTTATGTGAAAAACTGAATATCCCGCTAGTTTTCGATTATCATCACCATCTTGCCTATCACCAAGATCCAAATTGGGAAACCAACTGGGATAGAGTTGTGGGGACTTGGAGAGATTCCCCGCTCCCAATAAAAATGCATATATCAAGTCCAAAGAGTGCTAAAGCATTTCGCCATCACTCAGATTATGTTGATATCGATATGTTTTTTAGATTCCTTAACGTAATACGAGGCAGTGTTCCGCAAATTGATTGTATGATTGAGGCTAAGAGGAAAGATGAGGCGCTTTTTAAATTAATGGATGTGGTAAAAACAAGGAAAGATGTTGAAATTATTGACGGCTCTTCTTTCTCTTTAAAATGA
- the uvsE gene encoding UV DNA damage repair endonuclease UvsE, translating into MKIRFGYVANALGLWDASPSKTVTFARYSTLPKDERMEKLKSVTAQNLQHTKRILHYNIAHEIECYRFSSSLVPLATHPEVMWDFITPYKNEWEELGKLVQQFKLRVSFHPNQFTLFTSPREEVTMNAVKDMDYHFKMLGAMNALETGLINIHIGGAYGDKNKSLNQFHQNLKKLPEKIKKHMTLENDDKTYNVPETLTTCEKENIPMVLDYHHYMANNEESDLPLYLPRIFNTWKNFNIVPKVHISSPKSDQAYRSHADFVSLDFVLPFLKMAKELNQDFDIMIEAKQKNLAMHRLVEEIAAIRGIKRISGAAVEW; encoded by the coding sequence ATGAAGATTCGTTTCGGCTATGTAGCAAATGCATTGGGCTTATGGGATGCAAGTCCGTCAAAAACTGTAACTTTCGCACGCTATTCAACTCTTCCAAAAGATGAGCGAATGGAAAAGCTGAAATCAGTAACAGCACAAAATTTACAGCACACGAAAAGAATTTTGCATTATAATATTGCGCATGAAATCGAATGTTATCGGTTTTCCAGCTCACTTGTCCCTTTAGCAACCCATCCGGAAGTGATGTGGGATTTCATTACCCCATACAAAAATGAATGGGAAGAACTTGGAAAACTAGTTCAGCAATTTAAGCTTAGAGTAAGCTTTCACCCAAATCAATTTACACTTTTCACAAGCCCAAGAGAAGAAGTGACAATGAATGCAGTTAAAGATATGGACTATCATTTTAAGATGCTGGGAGCCATGAATGCTCTCGAAACCGGATTAATTAATATTCATATTGGCGGAGCCTACGGGGATAAAAATAAATCATTAAACCAATTCCATCAGAATCTAAAAAAATTGCCAGAAAAGATTAAGAAGCATATGACGCTAGAGAACGATGATAAAACGTATAATGTTCCGGAAACACTCACTACTTGTGAAAAGGAAAACATTCCAATGGTACTCGATTATCATCACTATATGGCGAATAATGAGGAGAGTGACCTCCCTCTTTATCTACCCCGTATATTTAACACTTGGAAAAACTTTAATATTGTACCTAAAGTCCACATTTCTTCCCCAAAGTCTGATCAAGCCTATCGTTCCCATGCTGATTTTGTTTCTCTTGATTTTGTCCTTCCCTTCTTAAAGATGGCCAAGGAGCTAAATCAAGACTTTGACATAATGATAGAAGCAAAACAAAAGAACCTTGCTATGCATAGACTTGTTGAAGAAATAGCTGCCATTCGAGGTATCAAACGTATTTCAGGTGCAGCGGTGGAATGGTAA